In Mytilus edulis chromosome 13, xbMytEdul2.2, whole genome shotgun sequence, a single window of DNA contains:
- the LOC139502015 gene encoding uncharacterized protein has translation MILVFVFFLFGFVQQAVYSADLSHCPSRIRSLRYVHEYLDSCILFVRDKKSWTDGRANCRRLGGDLVMVKDASKQAVLLNYLRIDHWDTDNIWIGATDQQREGDWRWIDGSKISYSRFADGQGNNHNSGFLFANGGNEDCALIRRDDGGHWHDYPCQPIFGAFGYTYSYACEFPKIKMATTLEPMITMSSSTMKTMSSFKTVPTTTMANVETPAPTTMPKAETPAPTTTMANVETPAPTTMPKAETPAPTTTMANVETPAPTTMPKAETPAPTTTMANVETPAPTTHLPNIETPAPTTAQPNKETPAATLPPPTAIIGRRRRR, from the exons ATGATtctagtttttgtgttttttctgtTTGGTTTCGTACAGCAAGCAGTTTACAGTGCcg ATCTCTCACACTGTCCGTCCAGAATACGGTCTCTTAGATATGTCCATGAATATCTCGACAGTTGTATACTTTTTGTCCGAGACAAGAAATCCTGGACAGATGGCCGAGCTAATTGTAGAAGACTTGGAGGAGATTTGGTAATGGTTAAGGATGCCAGTAAACAAGCTGTTCTACTGAATTATCTACGTATCGATCACTGGGATACTGATAATATATGGATAGGTGCCACTGATCAACAGAGAGAAGGGGACTGGCGCTGGATTGATG gAAGCAAGATTTCTTATAGCCGATTCGCAGATGGACAAGGAAATAATCACAACTCAGGATTTCTGTTTGCAAATGGCGGCAATGAAGATTGCGCACTGATCAGACGGGATGATGGCGGTCACTGGCACGATTATCCATGTCAACCAATATTTGGAGCTTTTGGCTATACATATTCGTATGCCTGTGAATTCC caAAAATTAAAATGGCTACAACACTGGAGCCTATGATCACCATGTCATCATCAACAATGAAGACGATGTCGTCTTTTAAAACAGTGCCAACGACAACCATGGCTAATGTTGAAACCCCAGCACCAACAACAATGCCAAAAGCTGAAACGCCAGCACCAACAACTACCATGGCAAATGTTGAAACTCCAGCGCCTACAACAATGCCAAAAGCTGAAACGCCAGCACCAACGACTACAATGGCTAATGTGGAAACCCCGGCGCCAACAACAATGCCAAAAGCTGAAACGCCAGCACCAACGACTACCATGGCTAATGTGGAAACCCCAGCACCAACAACACATTTACCTAATATTGAAACGCCTGCGCCGACAACAGCTCAACCAAACAAAGAAACTCCTGCCGCCACCCTTCCTCCACCAACGGCTATAATTGGTCGCAGGAGGCGCCGATGA
- the LOC139502016 gene encoding uncharacterized protein, with the protein MHYIIHCIEFVCTRMTSFRIVPVIIAIVHQVYCQADLSSCPSRIQQLQHVRVYTDACLLFVEHKVSWDDARKSCRSFGGDLVMIKDSAKQKFILDSLIFEHWNTQNIWIGATDKTKEGDWRWIDGSQVTYGNFANGQGNNHNTRRFIFSDGSNEDCALIRRSDGGLWHDYPCALGLGSLGYHYTYACEFTRSGYGTTIGPTNQTGSTDISNHTSSMAPITSTIETMAPSTANPNIETPAPTTAMPNVETPAPTTMANIETPAPTTLPNSETPAATMSNIIGKKRRL; encoded by the exons ATGCattatataatacattgtattgaATTCGTTTGTACTAGGATGACGTCGTTTAGAATTGTACCTGTTATAATTGCCATTGTTCATCAAGTCTACTGCCAAGCAG ATTTATCATCATGTCCATCAAGAATTCAGCAACTGCAACACGTACGTGTCTATACAGATGCATGCTTACTGTTTGTCGAACATAAAGTGTCATGGGACGATGCTCGTAAAAGCTGCAGGAGCTTTGGAGGAGATTTAGTAATGATAAAAGATAGCGCAAAACAAAAGTTCATTTTGGATTCTCTGATATTCGAACATTGGAATACACAAAATATATGGATCGGTGCTACAGACAAGACTAAAGAAGGCGACTGGCGCTGGATAGACG GAAGTCAAGTAACATACGGAAATTTTGCGAACGGACAAGGTAATAACCACAACACAAGAAGATTTATATTTTCTGATGGTTCAAACGAAGATTGCGCTCTGATCAGACGAAGTGATGGTGGCCTATGGCATGATTATCCGTGTGCTTTAGGTTTAGGGAGTTTAGGATACCATTACACTTATGCCTGTGAATTCA CTAGAAGTGGATATGGTACAACAATTGGTCCGACAAACCAAACAGGTTCAACTGATATTTCAAATCACACGAGTTCAATGGCGCCGATAACGAGTACTATTGAAACGATGGCACCGTCAACAGCTAATCCTAACATAGAGACGCCAGCGCCAACAACAGCTATGCCTAACGTAGAGACGCCAGCGCCAACAACGATGGCAAATATTGAAACACCAGCACCAACAACTCTGCCCAATTCGGAAACTCCAGCCGCAACAATGTCAAACATCATTGGCAAAAAACGAAGActctaa
- the LOC139502018 gene encoding uncharacterized protein, with product MSLFIVLTIVLGLCNPVFCQSDLSACPTRIRTLKHVRVYTDACLLFVEHELSWDDARKSCRSLGGDLVTVKDSGKEKFILDSLRLEHWNAANVWIGLTDRAKEGDWRWIDGSRVAYGHFAKGQGNNHNTGFLFAGGSNEDCALIRRSDGGLWHDYPCNPIVGNLGYHYTYACEFPKSTMAPSTITMAPTTTTMAPTTTTMATTSTTIETMAPSTANPNIETPAPTTYNPNVETPAPTTSNPNIETPAPTTSMPNVETPAPTTMANIETPAPTTLPNVETPAATMPNIETPLPTATNNIIVGNNTVIIGKKRRL from the exons ATGTCGTTGTTCATAGTTTTGACCATTGTACTTGGCCTTTGTAATCCAGTCTTCTGCCAATCAG ATTTATCAGCATGTCCAACACGAATTAGGACTTTGAAACACGTGCGCGTGTATACAGATGCATGCTTGTTGTTTGTCGAACATGAATTGTCATGGGATGATGCTCGCAAAAGCTGCAGGAGCCTTGGAGGAGATTTAGTAACGGTGAAAGATAGTGGAAAAGAAAAATTCATTTTGGATTCCTTAAGATTGGAGCATTGGAATGCAGCAAATGTGTGGATTGGTTTAACAGACAGGGCAAAGGAAGGGGACTGGCGGTGGATAGATG GAAGTCGTGTAGCATACGGGCATTTTGCGAAAGGTCAAGGTAATAACCACAACACAGGATTTTTATTTGCTGGTGGTTCAAATGAAGACTGTGCTTTGATTAGACGTAGTGATGGTGGTTTGTGGCATGATTACCCATGTAATCCAATCGTAGGGAACTTAGGATATCATTACACTTATGCCTGTGAATTCC CCAAGAGTACTATGGCGCCGAGTACGATTACTATGGCACCGACAACGACTACTATGGCGCCGACAACGACTACCATGGCGACGACATCGACTACTATTGAAACGATGGCACCATCAACAGCTAATCCTAATATAGAGACACCAGCGCCAACAACATATAACCCTAACGTAGAGACGCCAGCACCAACAACATCTAATCCTAACATAGAGACGCCAGCACCAACAACATCAATGCCAAACGTAGAGACGCCAGCACCAACAACGATGGCGAATATAGAAACACCAGCACCAACTACTCTGCCCAATGTCGAAACTCCTGCCGCAACAATGCCAAACATTGAGACTCCGTTACCAACAGCAACCAATAATATCATTGTTGGCAACAATACTGTTATCATTGGTAAAAAACGAAGACTCTAA